Proteins from one Esox lucius isolate fEsoLuc1 chromosome 19, fEsoLuc1.pri, whole genome shotgun sequence genomic window:
- the cep152 gene encoding centrosomal protein of 152 kDa isoform X5 yields MSPAVIGVIMGPMVEDTVEDVRNIQQSLWELHKLLTDLPDDMLEDSRDCSSPELDSPCNQTDARNRQQPTWNQPLNGWSDHQTPASHEEHYEEDYENASYHDEYPYESETVAGQINGHAGNPQQGYPLAPTWDQPEQEYQQDYQPFDPGEGFAYTGVSTEQSLATDRDLSVEDGYAGEPYPHGSAAPGAEYQQRTGVLRDVQRHAGAQNIPRKHFQKFTSEASGDHYKASYNPYQLDSQAKMFNTEVPLQHQDGNFDQLQREFLDSAQKTADSQQLAQIQILNKAQLRQIEDLERKLEDSRRSVRYLEHQFAIVKDEKEGLGVSLKESGRLLEDAQEREVQLQASIKTLELQVQALNDRDHENVKNQRAAEAAVDSLQQQMAELCRSESLARVREQHDRDLTVVREQHDAKLLVLQQRLDAADRALDEQAVVVERLQAQLKQQERQREEEQVEKAGVVNSLTQCLEDSQRRCAGLLQTGSVQEMGQLQVKLQQSLSAKTMTDNMNRALQEELSDLKEQICLYESAVKHGVISLERKTDNCSWEKQLSDSYVDLGIKRSNWKNGRLHSTPLVEVSEASPQRSGEKDDWAVRELRAELQRCLASLKGKRQRIDLLQEELREAQGQVRNSTTNLKVGQLQTQLDQAKTITTAETPLGNPASQNELSKLEEDRQRLQEHVEILENRNAELKQSEEKVKAANLELCTKMREMIQELDQEKQEAAERHERTQQQFRDDVVNRVRSDLAREHTAQVEHLTAENQQHLQLLQAKVTEVNEEMLAVQECYISVCKEKDRLEENLRATKVEEEKRRENELKTREESRAALEKLRADLEAENQVALTQLRAQWAKEKDAELERLVQTQLAVAGSNWRKEKEKAERSWALRLEEAVAEARRQRATNTKDSSSQTSSPEEEKACQTLSPEEEKACQTLSPGEEMACQTLSPGEEMACQTLSPGEPKAGLVFSREELEARLGEQRLQLKQEADVAQCRAVEDAGKRVQRELQEKHLEDMARQVEGAVTRAYCRWLEDLTSLPQYKAALQRERERWEKEQEPHLQQRVSLALRAAEEQWLEERHRSREGEKEAEGDHRVEELQEEVLRWRQLEEDLKEEVEEVAHLQSQVDDLQSLLDHERVQKATLLKAELAAARASWNRDKQQEISTLQAFQQEQLRRAQEKAQEAKEEVQKLAREEAERMSKELLQKEAELKQALRSREEEWRCLEESRGQEQRKRGREEAWSEVLQEFHVGLKEVQAVLLNGGPYKEKNKVGEVDGRRPSGSVKDLLMSTCKDLLSEAVTKAKKDWKKVSEERLGRLLKDTQERHKKEIECIKNSPVQKSDGGVCGEQCAETRAKLQKKSQDLQKHLEKACRQLQAAVKEHKASMRRLKEDHEIALRREKEDSLQKLEEVKRSAAKGHSGVSDVDQSLHAGLEEMKGQYLKAVEKIRGDMLRYLQESKERAAEMIRVEVLRERQDTARKMRRYYLACLQELLEDGGQATGAEKKIINAASKLAAMAKVLETPTKRETGKSYSLPLATAKPNNLQLLILRRPPGMVQVRGGA; encoded by the exons ATGAGTCCGGCTGTGATCGGGGTCATCATGGGTCCCATGGTTGAGGACACAGTGGAGGATGTGCGGAACATCCAACAGTCCCTTTGGGAA CTCCACAAGCTGCTGACAGACCTCCCTGATGACATGCTGGAGGACAGCCGGGACTGCTCCTCCCCAGAACTGGACTCTCCCTGCAACCAGACAGACGCACGCAACAG ACAACAGCCCACGTGGAACCAACCGCTAAATGGATGGTCAGATCACCAAACGCCAGCCTCACACGAAGAG CACTACGAGGAAGACTACGAGAACGCGTCCTACCATGACGAGTACCCATATGAGAGTGAGACTGTTGCTGGGCAGATAAACGGCCATGCCGGTAACCCTCAACAGGGTTATCCTCTTGCCCCAACCTGGGACCAGCCAGAACAGGAGTACCAGCAG GACTACCAGCCGTTCGACCCTGGTGAGGGTTTTGCCTACACCGGCGTGAGCACGGAGCAGTCTTTAGCCACCGACCGTGATTTGTCAGTGGAGGACGGGTATGCAGGTGAGCCGTACCCACACGGAAGTGCCGCCCCCGGGGCGGAGTACCAACAGAGGACAGGGGTGCTGAGGGACGTGCAGCGCCACGCTGGCGCTCAAAACATTCCCAGAAAACATTTCCAG AAATTCACCAGTGAAGCATCCGGTGACCATTATAAGGCCAGCTACAACCCATACCAGCTTGACAGCCAGGCCAAGATGTTCAACACTGAGGTCCCCCTCCAGCACCAAGATGGCAACTTCGATCAGCTGCAGAGGGAATTCCTGGACTCTGCACAGA AGACGGCCGATAGTCAGCAGCTAGCCCAGATTCAGATCCTGAACAAGGCCCAGCTGAGACAGATCGAAGACCTAGAGAGGAAACTGGAGGACTCTAGACGCAGCGTGAGATACCTGGAGCATCAGTTTGCCATTGTGAAAG ATGAGAAGGAGGGCCTTGGGGTGAGTCTGAAGGAGTCCGGCCGGTTGCTGGAGGACgcccaggagagagaggtgCAGCTTCAGGCTAGCATCAAGACTCTGGAGCTGCAGGTTCAGGCTCTGAATGACCGGGATCACGAG aATGTGAAGAATCAGCGAGCAGCGGAGGCAGCGGTAGACAGCCTGCAGCAGCAGATGGCTGAGCTGTGTCGGTCGGAGAGCCTGGCGCGCGTCAGAGAGCAACATGACCGGGACCTCACGGTGGTCCGCGAGCAGCACGACGCCAAGCTGTTGGTCCTGCAGCAGAGGCTGGACGCCGCTGACCGGGCCCTGGACGAACAG GCGGTGGTGGTTGAGCGTCTGCAGGCTCAGCTGAAGCAGCAGGAGAGGCagcgagaggaggagcaggTGGAGAAGGCCGGCGTGGTCAACTCTCTCACACAGTGCCTGGAGGACAGCCAGCGGAGGTGTGCCGGCCTGCTTCAGACCG GTTCAGTGCAGGAGATGGGCCAGCTGCAGGTCAAACTACAGCAGAGCCTCTCAGCCAAGACCATGACCGACAACATGAACCGGGCCTTGCAG GAGGAACTGTCTGACCTGAAGGAGCAGATCTGTCTGTATGAGTCAGCAGTGAAACATGGAGTCATCTCTCTAGAGAGGAAAACGGATAACTGCAGCTGGGAAAAACAACTGTCGGACTCTTACGTAGACCTTGGGATCAAGAGGTCCAACTGGAAAAATGGCCGACTTCACAG TACTCCACTGGTGGAGGTGTCTGAGGCCAGCCCCCAGCGGTCCGGGGAAAAGGATGATTGGGCTGTGAGGGAGCTGAGGGCGGAGCTCCAGCGCTGTTTGGCCAGTCTGAaggggaagagacagaggatcGACCTGCTGCAGGAGGAGCTGAGAGAAGCACAAGGACAGGTGAGGAATTCCACGACTAACCTCAAG GTGGGCCAGCTACAGACTCAGCTGGACCAGGCCAAGACCATCACCACAGCAGAAACCCCTTTGGGGAATCCAGCATCACAGAATGAGCTCTCCAAACTAGAGGAGGACCGGCAGCGTCTGCAAGAACATGTTGAG aTCTTAGAGAATAGGAACGCTGAGCTGAAGCAGAGCGAAGAGAAAGTGAAGGCTGCCAACTTGGAGCTGTGCACCAAGATGAGAGAGATGATTCAGGAGCTGGACCAGGAGAAGCAGGAGGCTGCAGAGAG GCACGAGCGGACCCAGCAGCAGTTCAGAGATGACGTGGTGAACCGGGTCCGCTCTGACCTGGCCCGGGAGCACACGGCGCAGGTGGAGCACCTCACGGCGGAAAACCAGCAACACCTCCAGTTGCTGCA AGCCAAGGTGACCGAGGTGAATGAGGAGATGCTGGCCGTGCAGGAGTGTTACATCTCCGTCTGCAAGGAGAAAGACCGACTGGAGGAAAACCTGCGGGCCACaaaagtggaggaggagaaacgGAGGGAGAACGAG CTGAAGACTAGAGAGGAGAGCAGAGCTGCCTTGGAGAAGCTGAGGGCTGACCTGGAGGCCGAGAACCAGGTGGCGTTGACCCAGCTCCGAGCCCAGTGGGCCAAGGAGAAGGACGCAGAACTGGAACGTCTGGTCCAAACCCAGCTGGCTGTGGCAGGGTCCAACTGGAGAAAGGAAAAGGAGAAG GCAGAGAGGTCCTGGGCTCTGAGGTTGGAGGAAGCCGTCGCAGAAGCCAGGAGACAGAGAGCCACAAACACCAAGGACTCCTCCTCCCAGACATCCAGCCCTGAGGAGGAGAAGGCATGTCAGACACTCAGCCCTGAGGAGGAGAAGGCATGTCAGACACTCAGCCCTGGGGAGGAGATGGCATGTCAGACACTCAGCCCTGGGGAGGAGATGGCATGTCAGACACTCAGCCCTGGGGAGCCCAAGGCTGGCCTGGTCTTCAGTAGGGAGGAGCTGGAGGCCAG ACTCGGGGAACAGAGGCTCCAGCTGAAGCAGGAGGCAGATGTGGCTCAATGCAGAGCAGTGGAGGATGCTGGGAAGCGTGTCCAgagagaactacaggaaaaaCACTTGGAGGACATGGCGCGACAG GTTGAGGGAGCGGTAACCAGAGCCTACTGCCGTTGGCTGGAGGACCTCACTTCTCTGCCACAGTATAAAGCTGCTCTCCAGAGAGAACGGGAGCGATGGGAGAAGGAACAAGAGCCACATCTTCAACAGAGG GTGTCCCTGGCCTTGAGGGCAGCAGAAGAGCAGTGGCTGGAGGAGAGGCATAGGagcagggagggggagaaggaggcaGAAGGAGACCATAGGGTTGAGGAGCTCCAAGAGGAGGTGCTGCGTTGGAGGCAGCTGGAGGAGGACCTgaaggaagaggtggaggaggtggcaCATCTGCAGAGCCAGGTCGACGATCTGCAGAGCCTGTTGGACCATGAGAGGGTGCAGAAAGCTACCCTCCTCAAGGCGGAGCTAGCCGCAGCCCGGGCATCCTGGAACAGAGACAAGCAGCAGGAGATCTCCACCCTGCAGGCCTTCCAGCAGGAGCAGCTAAGACGGGCCCAGGAGAAGGCACAAGAGGCTAAGGAGGAGGTGCAGAAGTTGGCTCGAGAGGAGGCGGAGCGCATGAGCAAAGAGCTCCTCCAGAAGGAGGCTGAGTTGAAACAGGCTCTGAGGAGCCGAGAGGAGGAGTGGAGATGTCTGGAGGAGAGCAGGGGCCAGGAACAGAGGAAACGGGGCAGAGAAGAGGCATGGTCCGAGGTGCTTCAGGAGTTTCATGTTGGGCTGAAGGAGGTGCAGGCTGTTCTCCTCAACGGCGGGCCTTACaaagagaagaataaagtcggGGAGGTGGATGGGAGGAGGCCCAGTGGAAGTGTTAAAGATCTCCTCATGTCCACCTGTAAAGATCTCCTTTCTGAAGCTGTAACCAAGGCCAAAAAGGACTGGAAGAag GTCAGTGAGGAGAGGCTTGGCCGTTTGCTGAAAGACACTCAGGAGCGGCATAAGAAAGAAATCGAATGCATTAAGA ACTCCCCTGTTCAGAAGAGTGATGGCGGTGTCTGTGGAGAGCAGTGTGCTGAGACGCGGGCCAAACTGCAGAAGAAGAGTCAGGATCTCCAGAAGCATTTGGAAAAGGCCTGCAGGCAGCTACAGGCTGCTGTGAAGGAGCACAAGGCCTCCATGCGGAGACTCAAAG AAGACCATGAGATTGCCCTCCGGCGGGAGAAAGAGGACAGTCTGCAAAAACTTGAGGAAGTGAAAAGATCTGCAGCCAAAGGGCACTCTGG AGTTTCAGATGTTGACCAGAGTCTCCACGCTGGTCTGGAAGAGATGAAGGGACAGTACCTGAAGGCTGTTGAGAAGATCAGAG GTGACATGCTGCGCTACCTCCAGGAGAGTAAGGAGCGTGCTGCGGAGATGATCCGTGTGGAGGtgctgagagaaagacaggacaCGGCCCGGAAGATGAGGCGCTACTACCTCGCCTGTCTACAGGAGCTGCTGGAGGATGGTGGACAGGCCACTGG CGCTGAGAAGAAGATCATTAACGCTGCGAGCAAGCTGGCCGCCATGGCCAAAGTCCTGGAGACCCCTACgaagagagagactggaaagaGCTACAGTTTACCCCTAGCCACAG CCAAACCCAACAATCTGCAGCTATTGATCCTCCGGAGACCTCCAGGAATGGTGCAGGTGAGGGGAGGGGCCTGA
- the cep152 gene encoding centrosomal protein of 152 kDa isoform X1, with product MSPAVIGVIMGPMVEDTVEDVRNIQQSLWELHKLLTDLPDDMLEDSRDCSSPELDSPCNQTDARNRQQPTWNQPLNGWSDHQTPASHEEHYEEDYENASYHDEYPYESETVAGQINGHAGNPQQGYPLAPTWDQPEQEYQQDYQPFDPGEGFAYTGVSTEQSLATDRDLSVEDGYAGEPYPHGSAAPGAEYQQRTGVLRDVQRHAGAQNIPRKHFQKFTSEASGDHYKASYNPYQLDSQAKMFNTEVPLQHQDGNFDQLQREFLDSAQKTADSQQLAQIQILNKAQLRQIEDLERKLEDSRRSVRYLEHQFAIVKDEKEGLGVSLKESGRLLEDAQEREVQLQASIKTLELQVQALNDRDHENVKNQRAAEAAVDSLQQQMAELCRSESLARVREQHDRDLTVVREQHDAKLLVLQQRLDAADRALDEQAVVVERLQAQLKQQERQREEEQVEKAGVVNSLTQCLEDSQRRCAGLLQTGSVQEMGQLQVKLQQSLSAKTMTDNMNRALQEELSDLKEQICLYESAVKHGVISLERKTDNCSWEKQLSDSYVDLGIKRSNWKNGRLHSTPLVEVSEASPQRSGEKDDWAVRELRAELQRCLASLKGKRQRIDLLQEELREAQGQVRNSTTNLKVGQLQTQLDQAKTITTAETPLGNPASQNELSKLEEDRQRLQEHVEILENRNAELKQSEEKVKAANLELCTKMREMIQELDQEKQEAAERHERTQQQFRDDVVNRVRSDLAREHTAQVEHLTAENQQHLQLLQAKVTEVNEEMLAVQECYISVCKEKDRLEENLRATKVEEEKRRENELKTREESRAALEKLRADLEAENQVALTQLRAQWAKEKDAELERLVQTQLAVAGSNWRKEKEKAERSWALRLEEAVAEARRQRATNTKDSSSQTSSPEEEKACQTLSPEEEKACQTLSPGEEMACQTLSPGEEMACQTLSPGEPKAGLVFSREELEARLGEQRLQLKQEADVAQCRAVEDAGKRVQRELQEKHLEDMARQVEGAVTRAYCRWLEDLTSLPQYKAALQRERERWEKEQEPHLQQRVSLALRAAEEQWLEERHRSREGEKEAEGDHRVEELQEEVLRWRQLEEDLKEEVEEVAHLQSQVDDLQSLLDHERVQKATLLKAELAAARASWNRDKQQEISTLQAFQQEQLRRAQEKAQEAKEEVQKLAREEAERMSKELLQKEAELKQALRSREEEWRCLEESRGQEQRKRGREEAWSEVLQEFHVGLKEVQAVLLNGGPYKEKNKVGEVDGRRPSGSVKDLLMSTCKDLLSEAVTKAKKDWKKVSEERLGRLLKDTQERHKKEIECIKNSPVQKSDGGVCGEQCAETRAKLQKKSQDLQKHLEKACRQLQAAVKEHKASMRRLKEDHEIALRREKEDSLQKLEEVKRSAAKGHSGVSDVDQSLHAGLEEMKGQYLKAVEKIRGDMLRYLQESKERAAEMIRVEVLRERQDTARKMRRYYLACLQELLEDGGQATGAEKKIINAASKLAAMAKVLETPTKRETGKSYSLPLATGLSLKTHASTASSRTRQSGSASSQTQQSAAIDPPETSRNGAGEGRGLTWCSADPAAAEKASPSRRPIQDRLTNEREKVAPADTAGQPHLPPPGHFLSLPHRPSHQIGQNSTLASYHGDFTNVTLRNQSSRELYLEGVESGRSDDDNFLCHRSNSKPFLIQEEHPVRDERRSNDWSLSNDGCQDGPRVLAGSSYPGRKMDTVKSFPLCAPSSTDNLGRFGCYSGSLTVDNSDITVYKDMVNVNIQSCTKALTFPSVPPQSNDLTQSVPGMTTLSGRSAHRYPVPGSEGGRQDPFQNRLGSKSQFSELKLSQQPDSGFESPFSQQK from the exons ATGAGTCCGGCTGTGATCGGGGTCATCATGGGTCCCATGGTTGAGGACACAGTGGAGGATGTGCGGAACATCCAACAGTCCCTTTGGGAA CTCCACAAGCTGCTGACAGACCTCCCTGATGACATGCTGGAGGACAGCCGGGACTGCTCCTCCCCAGAACTGGACTCTCCCTGCAACCAGACAGACGCACGCAACAG ACAACAGCCCACGTGGAACCAACCGCTAAATGGATGGTCAGATCACCAAACGCCAGCCTCACACGAAGAG CACTACGAGGAAGACTACGAGAACGCGTCCTACCATGACGAGTACCCATATGAGAGTGAGACTGTTGCTGGGCAGATAAACGGCCATGCCGGTAACCCTCAACAGGGTTATCCTCTTGCCCCAACCTGGGACCAGCCAGAACAGGAGTACCAGCAG GACTACCAGCCGTTCGACCCTGGTGAGGGTTTTGCCTACACCGGCGTGAGCACGGAGCAGTCTTTAGCCACCGACCGTGATTTGTCAGTGGAGGACGGGTATGCAGGTGAGCCGTACCCACACGGAAGTGCCGCCCCCGGGGCGGAGTACCAACAGAGGACAGGGGTGCTGAGGGACGTGCAGCGCCACGCTGGCGCTCAAAACATTCCCAGAAAACATTTCCAG AAATTCACCAGTGAAGCATCCGGTGACCATTATAAGGCCAGCTACAACCCATACCAGCTTGACAGCCAGGCCAAGATGTTCAACACTGAGGTCCCCCTCCAGCACCAAGATGGCAACTTCGATCAGCTGCAGAGGGAATTCCTGGACTCTGCACAGA AGACGGCCGATAGTCAGCAGCTAGCCCAGATTCAGATCCTGAACAAGGCCCAGCTGAGACAGATCGAAGACCTAGAGAGGAAACTGGAGGACTCTAGACGCAGCGTGAGATACCTGGAGCATCAGTTTGCCATTGTGAAAG ATGAGAAGGAGGGCCTTGGGGTGAGTCTGAAGGAGTCCGGCCGGTTGCTGGAGGACgcccaggagagagaggtgCAGCTTCAGGCTAGCATCAAGACTCTGGAGCTGCAGGTTCAGGCTCTGAATGACCGGGATCACGAG aATGTGAAGAATCAGCGAGCAGCGGAGGCAGCGGTAGACAGCCTGCAGCAGCAGATGGCTGAGCTGTGTCGGTCGGAGAGCCTGGCGCGCGTCAGAGAGCAACATGACCGGGACCTCACGGTGGTCCGCGAGCAGCACGACGCCAAGCTGTTGGTCCTGCAGCAGAGGCTGGACGCCGCTGACCGGGCCCTGGACGAACAG GCGGTGGTGGTTGAGCGTCTGCAGGCTCAGCTGAAGCAGCAGGAGAGGCagcgagaggaggagcaggTGGAGAAGGCCGGCGTGGTCAACTCTCTCACACAGTGCCTGGAGGACAGCCAGCGGAGGTGTGCCGGCCTGCTTCAGACCG GTTCAGTGCAGGAGATGGGCCAGCTGCAGGTCAAACTACAGCAGAGCCTCTCAGCCAAGACCATGACCGACAACATGAACCGGGCCTTGCAG GAGGAACTGTCTGACCTGAAGGAGCAGATCTGTCTGTATGAGTCAGCAGTGAAACATGGAGTCATCTCTCTAGAGAGGAAAACGGATAACTGCAGCTGGGAAAAACAACTGTCGGACTCTTACGTAGACCTTGGGATCAAGAGGTCCAACTGGAAAAATGGCCGACTTCACAG TACTCCACTGGTGGAGGTGTCTGAGGCCAGCCCCCAGCGGTCCGGGGAAAAGGATGATTGGGCTGTGAGGGAGCTGAGGGCGGAGCTCCAGCGCTGTTTGGCCAGTCTGAaggggaagagacagaggatcGACCTGCTGCAGGAGGAGCTGAGAGAAGCACAAGGACAGGTGAGGAATTCCACGACTAACCTCAAG GTGGGCCAGCTACAGACTCAGCTGGACCAGGCCAAGACCATCACCACAGCAGAAACCCCTTTGGGGAATCCAGCATCACAGAATGAGCTCTCCAAACTAGAGGAGGACCGGCAGCGTCTGCAAGAACATGTTGAG aTCTTAGAGAATAGGAACGCTGAGCTGAAGCAGAGCGAAGAGAAAGTGAAGGCTGCCAACTTGGAGCTGTGCACCAAGATGAGAGAGATGATTCAGGAGCTGGACCAGGAGAAGCAGGAGGCTGCAGAGAG GCACGAGCGGACCCAGCAGCAGTTCAGAGATGACGTGGTGAACCGGGTCCGCTCTGACCTGGCCCGGGAGCACACGGCGCAGGTGGAGCACCTCACGGCGGAAAACCAGCAACACCTCCAGTTGCTGCA AGCCAAGGTGACCGAGGTGAATGAGGAGATGCTGGCCGTGCAGGAGTGTTACATCTCCGTCTGCAAGGAGAAAGACCGACTGGAGGAAAACCTGCGGGCCACaaaagtggaggaggagaaacgGAGGGAGAACGAG CTGAAGACTAGAGAGGAGAGCAGAGCTGCCTTGGAGAAGCTGAGGGCTGACCTGGAGGCCGAGAACCAGGTGGCGTTGACCCAGCTCCGAGCCCAGTGGGCCAAGGAGAAGGACGCAGAACTGGAACGTCTGGTCCAAACCCAGCTGGCTGTGGCAGGGTCCAACTGGAGAAAGGAAAAGGAGAAG GCAGAGAGGTCCTGGGCTCTGAGGTTGGAGGAAGCCGTCGCAGAAGCCAGGAGACAGAGAGCCACAAACACCAAGGACTCCTCCTCCCAGACATCCAGCCCTGAGGAGGAGAAGGCATGTCAGACACTCAGCCCTGAGGAGGAGAAGGCATGTCAGACACTCAGCCCTGGGGAGGAGATGGCATGTCAGACACTCAGCCCTGGGGAGGAGATGGCATGTCAGACACTCAGCCCTGGGGAGCCCAAGGCTGGCCTGGTCTTCAGTAGGGAGGAGCTGGAGGCCAG ACTCGGGGAACAGAGGCTCCAGCTGAAGCAGGAGGCAGATGTGGCTCAATGCAGAGCAGTGGAGGATGCTGGGAAGCGTGTCCAgagagaactacaggaaaaaCACTTGGAGGACATGGCGCGACAG GTTGAGGGAGCGGTAACCAGAGCCTACTGCCGTTGGCTGGAGGACCTCACTTCTCTGCCACAGTATAAAGCTGCTCTCCAGAGAGAACGGGAGCGATGGGAGAAGGAACAAGAGCCACATCTTCAACAGAGG GTGTCCCTGGCCTTGAGGGCAGCAGAAGAGCAGTGGCTGGAGGAGAGGCATAGGagcagggagggggagaaggaggcaGAAGGAGACCATAGGGTTGAGGAGCTCCAAGAGGAGGTGCTGCGTTGGAGGCAGCTGGAGGAGGACCTgaaggaagaggtggaggaggtggcaCATCTGCAGAGCCAGGTCGACGATCTGCAGAGCCTGTTGGACCATGAGAGGGTGCAGAAAGCTACCCTCCTCAAGGCGGAGCTAGCCGCAGCCCGGGCATCCTGGAACAGAGACAAGCAGCAGGAGATCTCCACCCTGCAGGCCTTCCAGCAGGAGCAGCTAAGACGGGCCCAGGAGAAGGCACAAGAGGCTAAGGAGGAGGTGCAGAAGTTGGCTCGAGAGGAGGCGGAGCGCATGAGCAAAGAGCTCCTCCAGAAGGAGGCTGAGTTGAAACAGGCTCTGAGGAGCCGAGAGGAGGAGTGGAGATGTCTGGAGGAGAGCAGGGGCCAGGAACAGAGGAAACGGGGCAGAGAAGAGGCATGGTCCGAGGTGCTTCAGGAGTTTCATGTTGGGCTGAAGGAGGTGCAGGCTGTTCTCCTCAACGGCGGGCCTTACaaagagaagaataaagtcggGGAGGTGGATGGGAGGAGGCCCAGTGGAAGTGTTAAAGATCTCCTCATGTCCACCTGTAAAGATCTCCTTTCTGAAGCTGTAACCAAGGCCAAAAAGGACTGGAAGAag GTCAGTGAGGAGAGGCTTGGCCGTTTGCTGAAAGACACTCAGGAGCGGCATAAGAAAGAAATCGAATGCATTAAGA ACTCCCCTGTTCAGAAGAGTGATGGCGGTGTCTGTGGAGAGCAGTGTGCTGAGACGCGGGCCAAACTGCAGAAGAAGAGTCAGGATCTCCAGAAGCATTTGGAAAAGGCCTGCAGGCAGCTACAGGCTGCTGTGAAGGAGCACAAGGCCTCCATGCGGAGACTCAAAG AAGACCATGAGATTGCCCTCCGGCGGGAGAAAGAGGACAGTCTGCAAAAACTTGAGGAAGTGAAAAGATCTGCAGCCAAAGGGCACTCTGG AGTTTCAGATGTTGACCAGAGTCTCCACGCTGGTCTGGAAGAGATGAAGGGACAGTACCTGAAGGCTGTTGAGAAGATCAGAG GTGACATGCTGCGCTACCTCCAGGAGAGTAAGGAGCGTGCTGCGGAGATGATCCGTGTGGAGGtgctgagagaaagacaggacaCGGCCCGGAAGATGAGGCGCTACTACCTCGCCTGTCTACAGGAGCTGCTGGAGGATGGTGGACAGGCCACTGG CGCTGAGAAGAAGATCATTAACGCTGCGAGCAAGCTGGCCGCCATGGCCAAAGTCCTGGAGACCCCTACgaagagagagactggaaagaGCTACAGTTTACCCCTAGCCACAG GGTTGTCATTGAAGACGCATGCATCTACTGCCTCAAGTCGAACCCGCCAATCCGGTTCTGCTTCTAGCCAAACCCAACAATCTGCAGCTATTGATCCTCCGGAGACCTCCAGGAATGGTGCAGGTGAGGGGAGGGGCCTGACATGGTGCTCTGCGGACCCAGCTGCAGCAGAGAAAGCCTCTCCGTCTAGGAGGCCCATTCAGGACCGCCTGACCAATGAAAGGGAAAAAGTAGCCCCTGCAGATACTGCAGGGCAACCCCATCTCCCCCCTCCGGGACACTTCCTCTCACTTCCTCACAGACCCTCACACCAGATTGGTCAGAACTCCACACTTGCCTCTTATCACGGGGATTTTACTAATGTTACTTTGAGGAACCAGAGCAGCAGGGAGCTGTACCTGGAGGGGGTGGAGTCTGGGAGATCAGATGATGACAACTTCCTGTGTCACCGCAGTAACTCTAAACCGTTCCTGATCCAGGAAGAGCATCCTGTCAGGGATGAGAGACGATCGAATGACTGGAGTCTGTCAAATGACGGGTGCCAAGATGGCCCACGAGTCCTTGCAGGTTCCTCTTACCCAGGTAGAAAAATGGATACTGTGAAGTCATTCCCCCTGTGTGCACCTTCTTCCACCGATAACCTGGGTAGATTCGGTTGCTATTCTGGAAGCCTAACCGTTGACAACTCTGACATTACTGTTTACAAAGACATGGTCAATGTCAATATTCAGTCTTGTACCAAAGCCTTGACTTTCCCCAGTGTCCCACCTCAGAGCAACGACTTGACTCAGTCTGTTCCCGGTATGACAACACTGAGTGGTAGATCTGCTCACAGATATCCTGTCCCAGGCTCTGAGGGGGGCAGGCAGGATCCGTTCCAGAACAGACTGGGTTCTAAGAGTCAGTTCTCTGAATTAAAGCTGAGCCAACAGCCGGACAGTGGTTTTGAGAGTCCATTCTCTcaacagaaataa